The following are encoded together in the Lathyrus oleraceus cultivar Zhongwan6 chromosome 3, CAAS_Psat_ZW6_1.0, whole genome shotgun sequence genome:
- the LOC127131467 gene encoding uncharacterized protein LOC127131467: protein MAIIETCATHSFICFNCAKRLGLDLSSMVGSMIVDTPTLRPMTTSVVCLNCPLTIYGNNFGMDLVCLSLNKLDVILGINWLEFNQVHINCYNKYVLFLEIDEDGGLFVMTKQASEVVNVGAQVFVMLASMSAEVKAAINEIPVACEFLELFPNDISDFPLEREIKFAIDLVNSTNPVLMARYRIYNSDLSELKKQLEELLEKKFVQPCVSP from the coding sequence ATGGCTATTATTGAAACTtgtgcaacacattctttcatttgttttaattgtgCTAAGAGGTTGGGTTTAGACTTATCGTCCATGGTCGGGAGTATGATTGTTGACACTCCGACTCTGCGTCCAATGACCACTTCTGtagtttgtttgaattgtccaTTAACTATTTATGGTAATAATTTTGGAATGGATTTAGTTTGTCTATCACTGAATAAACTTGATGTTATCCTTGGGATTAACTGGTTGGAGTTCAACCAAGTCCATATCAACTGTTACAACAAATATGTGTTATTCCTTGAAATCGATGAAGATGGGGGATTATTTGTGATGACTAAGCAAGCGAGTGAGGTTGTGAATGTTGGGGCACAGGTGTTCGTTATGTTGGCATCTATGAGTGCAGAAGTCAAAGCAGCGATTAATGAGATACCAGTGGCATGTGAATTTCTAGAACTATTCCCAAATGATATAAGTGATTTTCCATTAGAGCGAGAGATAAAGTTTGCTATTGACTTAGTAAATAGCACTAATCCTGTCTTAATGGCTCGATATCGAATTTATAATTCGGATTTGAGTGAGCTGAAGAAACAGTTAGAAGAGTTACTTGAGAAGAAATTTGTTCAACCATGTGTTTCTCCTTAG